A genome region from Caminicella sporogenes DSM 14501 includes the following:
- a CDS encoding 2-hydroxyacyl-CoA dehydratase family protein: protein MEKVGLTTTIPVEVLFAAGIKPIDLNNIFVVSKMGKEYIEKAEIDGFPRNLCSWIKGLYSVALENGINNVVGVVEGDCSNTGALLEVWKMKGINIYPFAFPQNRDIKILKREIDNLMKVFNVSLDEVDKIKRGLHKIRKRVEYLDELTWKYNKASGFENHLWHVSCSDFNGDYTKFSIDLEKKIKEIENRNPKIDEIRLGYIGVPPIFTDIYSIIEAFGGRVVYNEVQRAFSMTGFDIDDSVYHMYLNFSYPYGINFRLKDIKEQIKLRKLDGIIHYVQAFCYRGIEDIIVKHELDIPVLTIEGDLPGKVDARTRLRIESFIDMLKDNILL, encoded by the coding sequence GTGGAAAAAGTAGGATTGACGACAACTATTCCAGTAGAAGTATTATTTGCTGCTGGAATTAAGCCTATAGATTTAAATAATATTTTTGTTGTATCGAAAATGGGCAAAGAATATATTGAAAAAGCTGAAATTGATGGATTTCCAAGAAATTTATGTTCTTGGATAAAAGGTTTATATTCAGTGGCATTGGAAAATGGAATAAACAATGTAGTTGGTGTTGTAGAAGGAGACTGTTCAAATACTGGAGCTCTTTTAGAAGTATGGAAGATGAAGGGGATAAATATATATCCTTTTGCATTTCCTCAAAATAGGGATATTAAAATTTTAAAAAGAGAGATTGATAACTTAATGAAGGTTTTTAATGTATCTTTAGATGAAGTTGATAAGATTAAAAGAGGACTTCATAAAATAAGAAAAAGAGTAGAGTATTTAGATGAGCTAACGTGGAAATATAATAAGGCAAGTGGTTTTGAAAACCATTTGTGGCATGTAAGCTGTAGTGATTTTAATGGTGATTATACTAAATTTTCTATTGATTTAGAGAAAAAGATAAAAGAAATTGAGAATAGAAATCCAAAAATTGATGAAATAAGACTTGGATATATTGGAGTACCTCCTATTTTCACAGATATTTACAGTATCATAGAAGCATTTGGAGGTAGAGTTGTTTATAATGAAGTACAGAGAGCTTTTTCTATGACAGGATTTGATATAGATGATTCAGTATATCATATGTATTTAAATTTTTCATATCCTTATGGAATAAACTTTAGATTAAAGGATATAAAGGAGCAGATAAAACTTAGAAAATTAGATGGGATAATACATTATGTTCAAGCTTTTTGTTATAGGGGGATAGAAGATATAATAGTAAAACATGAATTAGATATACCTGTACTTACAATAGAGGGAGATTTACCTGGAAAAGTAGATGCAAGAACTAGGTTGCGTATAGAATCTTTTATAGATATGTTAAAGGATAATATTTTATTATAA
- a CDS encoding 7-carboxy-7-deazaguanine synthase QueE, whose amino-acid sequence MKVNEIFLSIQGEGVSTGFPTIFIRFTGCNLRCSFCDTKYSYEDGEEMSVEEIYNEVKKFKYKRVCITGGEPLLQEDLSKLLYLLKEYEVNIETNGSVDLGKYRLLPNHRFTMDMKVPSSMESKKMIFTNFKYLKDRDEIKFVIGTREDYEWAKEVIKKYYRKGIITFSPVFNKIEPKEIVNWILQDNLDVRFQLQIHKIIWEPDEKGV is encoded by the coding sequence ATGAAGGTCAATGAGATATTTTTAAGCATACAGGGTGAAGGCGTTAGTACAGGTTTTCCAACTATATTTATTAGATTTACAGGTTGTAATTTAAGATGTAGTTTTTGTGATACAAAGTATTCCTATGAAGATGGAGAGGAAATGTCCGTAGAGGAAATATATAATGAGGTAAAGAAATTTAAATATAAGAGAGTTTGCATTACAGGTGGTGAACCTCTACTTCAAGAAGATTTAAGCAAATTATTATATTTGCTTAAAGAATATGAAGTCAATATTGAAACAAACGGTTCGGTTGATTTAGGCAAATATAGGTTATTACCTAATCATAGATTTACAATGGATATGAAGGTTCCATCTTCTATGGAAAGTAAAAAGATGATTTTTACAAATTTTAAGTATTTGAAAGATAGAGATGAAATAAAGTTTGTAATAGGTACAAGAGAAGATTATGAGTGGGCGAAAGAAGTGATAAAAAAATATTATAGGAAGGGAATAATAACTTTTTCGCCTGTTTTTAATAAGATAGAACCTAAAGAAATTGTTAATTGGATTTTGCAAGATAATTTAGATGTTAGATTTCAATTGCAAATTCATAAAATCATATGGGAACCTGATGAAAAAGGAGTATAA
- a CDS encoding acyl-CoA dehydratase activase, protein MTFLGIDLGSRAVKIILLDSSGKVIKEKILGTMTFYRDYTNYIDGKIHVDFEKLGLDREKIDIVSTGYGRNNLKIYNATVINEIKAHVYGAIYQTNLKDFTLLDIGGQDTKIVKVEKGIITDLVLNDKCAASSGRYLENMALVLEITLNDLTNYYKSPVDLNSTCAVFGESELIGKIAEGYKIEELAAGVNYSLYQRIKPLLNNFRSRILVLTGGVAKNKAMQKFLESDFENVIIPDKPQLNGAIGCAYFSMRKKGLCNA, encoded by the coding sequence ATGACTTTTTTAGGAATAGATTTGGGAAGTAGGGCAGTAAAGATTATATTGTTAGATAGCAGTGGTAAAGTGATAAAAGAGAAGATATTGGGAACAATGACTTTTTATAGAGATTATACAAACTATATTGATGGGAAAATACATGTTGATTTTGAAAAATTAGGATTAGATAGAGAAAAAATAGATATAGTGAGTACGGGATATGGTAGAAACAATTTAAAGATTTATAATGCTACTGTTATTAATGAGATAAAGGCTCATGTTTACGGGGCAATATATCAAACTAATTTAAAAGACTTTACTTTGTTGGATATTGGAGGGCAAGATACTAAGATAGTTAAAGTCGAAAAAGGCATTATTACGGATTTAGTTTTAAATGATAAATGTGCAGCATCAAGTGGAAGGTATCTTGAAAATATGGCTTTAGTCTTAGAAATTACTTTAAATGATTTGACTAATTATTATAAATCTCCTGTAGATTTAAATAGTACTTGTGCAGTCTTTGGAGAATCAGAACTCATAGGAAAGATAGCAGAAGGCTATAAAATAGAGGAATTGGCAGCAGGTGTAAATTATTCACTATATCAAAGAATAAAACCTCTTTTGAATAATTTTAGAAGCAGGATATTAGTTTTAACTGGTGGTGTAGCTAAAAATAAAGCTATGCAGAAGTTTTTAGAAAGTGATTTTGAAAATGTTATTATTCCAGATAAACCGCAGTTGAATGGAGCTATAGGTTGTGCATATTTTTCTATGAGAAAGAAGGGATTATGTAATGCATAA
- a CDS encoding Gx transporter family protein, producing the protein MKDTKKLVLMGLFVSMALVLHLVERMIPVPFIAPGAKLGLSNIITLTVLMIFGFKDAFIVLITRVILASIFGGGVSSFLYSIVGGILSILIMELIKVVGRENVSLIGISVAGAVFHNVGQLLVAAFIIKNINIFIYFPILFLAAVGTGIFIGLTSKCLLNYLTLSS; encoded by the coding sequence ATGAAAGATACAAAAAAGTTAGTGCTGATGGGATTGTTTGTTTCTATGGCTTTAGTACTTCATTTAGTTGAAAGAATGATTCCTGTACCTTTTATAGCACCCGGAGCAAAACTTGGACTTTCAAATATTATAACATTGACTGTTCTTATGATATTTGGATTTAAAGATGCATTTATAGTTTTAATAACTAGAGTCATTTTGGCATCAATATTTGGCGGAGGTGTATCATCTTTTTTGTATAGCATAGTAGGTGGAATTTTAAGTATATTAATTATGGAACTTATTAAAGTAGTAGGTAGGGAAAATGTCAGTTTAATTGGTATAAGTGTTGCTGGAGCAGTATTTCATAATGTAGGACAATTATTAGTAGCAGCATTTATTATTAAAAATATAAATATTTTTATTTATTTTCCAATATTATTTTTAGCAGCAGTTGGAACAGGCATTTTTATAGGATTGACTTCAAAATGTCTTTTGAATTATTTAACTCTTAGTAGCTGA
- the queC gene encoding 7-cyano-7-deazaguanine synthase QueC: MKKAVVLLSGGLDSTTCMAVAKSEGYELYPISFDYGQRHNRELECAKNVAKYFGVKQHKIIKMENVGGSALTDKNIDVPDYKGDNEIPVTYVPARNILFLSYALGYAEVIGAEAIFIGVSAVDYSGYPDCRPEFIKAFQKVVDEGTAAGVKGKSIEIKAPLIYLSKAETIKLGTKLGAPYELTTSCYKGGEKACGVCDSCVLRLKGFEEAGIKDKIEYERSL; this comes from the coding sequence ATGAAAAAGGCAGTAGTTCTTTTATCAGGGGGTTTAGACAGTACAACTTGTATGGCAGTGGCAAAGAGTGAAGGGTATGAGCTGTATCCTATTTCATTTGATTATGGACAAAGGCATAATAGAGAACTTGAATGTGCTAAAAATGTGGCAAAATACTTTGGAGTAAAACAGCATAAAATAATTAAAATGGAAAATGTAGGTGGCAGTGCATTAACTGATAAAAATATTGATGTACCAGATTATAAAGGAGATAATGAAATACCTGTAACATATGTTCCAGCTAGAAATATTTTATTTTTAAGTTATGCATTAGGATATGCCGAAGTTATAGGAGCAGAGGCAATATTTATAGGTGTAAGTGCTGTAGATTACAGTGGATACCCTGACTGCAGACCAGAGTTTATTAAAGCATTTCAAAAAGTTGTAGATGAAGGAACAGCAGCAGGAGTAAAAGGAAAGTCTATAGAAATAAAAGCACCGTTAATTTATCTTTCTAAGGCTGAAACTATAAAATTGGGAACAAAACTAGGAGCCCCTTATGAATTAACTACGAGTTGTTATAAGGGCGGAGAAAAGGCATGTGGTGTTTGCGATAGCTGTGTTTTAAGATTAAAAGGGTTTGAAGAAGCAGGAATAAAAGATAAAATTGAATATGAAAGAAGTTTATAG
- the queD gene encoding 6-carboxytetrahydropterin synthase QueD yields MHNKFVNVTKIFTFDSAHKLENYDGNCKYLHGHTYKLEITVRGKTDYRGMVIDFNELKKIVNEKIISKLDHKYLNDVFDFNTTCENMVVWIFNELNGVLNSKNYLLKKVRLWETPTSYAELEREDFYNEGQ; encoded by the coding sequence ATGCATAATAAATTTGTAAACGTTACAAAAATATTTACTTTTGATAGTGCACATAAATTGGAAAATTACGATGGAAACTGTAAATATCTACATGGGCATACTTATAAGTTGGAAATTACAGTAAGAGGAAAAACTGATTATAGAGGAATGGTGATAGATTTTAATGAGTTAAAAAAGATAGTAAATGAAAAGATAATAAGTAAACTAGACCATAAATATTTAAATGATGTATTTGATTTTAATACTACTTGTGAAAATATGGTTGTATGGATTTTTAATGAACTTAATGGAGTTTTAAATTCAAAAAATTATTTACTAAAGAAGGTAAGACTTTGGGAAACACCAACAAGCTATGCAGAATTAGAAAGGGAAGATTTTTATAATGAAGGTCAATGA